The DNA region CAGCCGATTTTGGATCGCTTCCTGGATTTACGTGGCATTGTGGATGACCTGGTCGCCGCCGGGCATATGAGCCGGGTGGATGCCAACGTGCTCCTGGGCGCCTCGCGCACCCGCGAGCAAGCGATTATGCATCCCCTTAGCTACATTGCTACCCAGGCAATCGAGGATCAACAGCGCCCCGGTAAAACCCTGGATGCGGAAACCCTGACGGCCTGGCTGGCAGAGATGGCCCGTATGCCGCAGTTTCATATCGATCCCATGAAAATCGACGTGGCCAAGTGTACCGAGGTTGTCAGTTACGCCTTTGCCAAGCGCCACGGCATCCTCTGTGTGCAGGTAAACCAGGATCATGTGGTGATCGCCTGCCTCCAACCCTTTATGGGGGGCTGGGAGCCGCAGGTTGAGCATGTGGCGCGCCGCCAGATTAAAAAGGTGGTCGCCAATCCGGCGGATATCGAGCGCTATATGGTGGAATTTTACACCCTGGCGCGCTCTATCTCCGGTGCCAGCGGGGCAGCGGCGGCCTCGGCGATTACCAACTTTGAGCAATTGGTGGAGCTGGGCAAGGCCAGTGATCCGGATGCCAACGACCAGCATATCGTTAAGATTGTGGACTGGCTGCTGCAATACGCCTATGACCAGCGCGCCAGCGATATCCATATAGAGCCGCGCCGTGAATTCGGGCGTATCCGCTTTCGTATCGATGGCGTTTTGCATTACGTCTATGAACTGCCCGCCAATGTGGCGACCGCTGTCACCAGTCGCCTGAAGGTATTGGCGCGCCTGGATATCGCCGAGAAGCGCAAGCCCCAGGATGGCCGGATCAAAACCCGGCGCAATGATGGCAGCGAGGTGGAGCTGCGCATGTCCACCCTGCCCACCGCCTTTGGCGAAAAGCTGGTGATGCGGATTTTTGACCCGGAAGTGCTGTTGCGCAGCTTTGCCGACCTGGGTTTGGTCGGCGATGACTACCAGCGCTGGCACGGTATGCTCACCCGACCCAACGGCATACTGCTGGTTACCGGGCCAACCGGTTCCGGTAAAACGACGACCCTCTATTCTTCCCTTCGCCAACTGGCGACCTCCGAGGTCAATGTCAGCACCATCGAAGACCCGATTGAAATGGTGGAAGAAAGCTTCAACCAGACCCAGGTACACCACAAAATCGGCCTGGACTTTGCCGCGGGTATCCGCAGCCTGATGCGCCAGGACCCGGACATTATCATGGTGGGCGAGATCCGCGACCTGGAAACCGCACAGATGGCTGTGCAGGCTGCGCTCACCGGCCACCTGGTACTCTCGACCGTCCACACCAATGATGCGCCTTCGACTATCGCGCGCCTGCTGGATCTGGGCGTACCCTCCTATTTAATCAATGCCACCTTATTGGGGGTGATGGCGCAGCGGTTGGTGCGTACCCTGTGTCCACACTGTAAAGAGGAGGGCACAATCCATGCGCAGGATTGGCAGGAGCTGGTCTCTCCCTGGAAGGTCAATGTCCCCGCCAAGGTCTATCACCCGGTGGGATGCCTTGAATGTCGCAACACGGGATACCTTGGGCGCCAGGGCATCTATGAAATCCTGGTGCTGTCCGACAACCTCAAGGAGCGTGTAACCCCCAGCTGTAATTTGCAGGATATGCGGCGCCAGGCGATGAAAGAGGGGATGCGTACCCTGCGCTTGTCGGGCGCACAAAAAATTGCCGCCGGGTTAACCACTATGGAAGAGGTTATGCGTGTAGCGCCACCGCCGGAAAAGGCGAATTAATCATTGTCTGCATGTCCTCCGGCAGTGGCTGGGGGAGCGAACCGATTGTGCAGTGATGTATCCACTTGAACCTATCAGGGAGTTGTTATGTACCGTTTGCATATCGCCAACAAAAACTATTCGTCATGGTCATTGCGTCCCTGGGTATTGATGCGCGCCCTGGATATTCCCTTTGACGAAATCCTGCACCCTTTTCCCGAGCAGGGAGCCTGGGACCAGTATCGCCAGTTTGCGCCCAACGGCAAGGTGCCCTGCCTGCAGGATGGCGACCTGACCATCTGGGATTCATTAGCGATTGTGGAGTACCTGGCAGAACAGCATGCCGGTGTTTGGCCTGGGGATACAGCAGCGCGCGCCTGGGCGCGCAGTGCCGTGGCGGAAATGCACTCCGGGTTTCAGGCCCTGCGTTCCACCTGTGGTATGAACTGTGGCTTGCGCATTGAATTGCCTGGTTTGTCGCTCGCCGTGCAAAAAGATCTGGCGCGTATCGATGAACTGTGGAGCCAGGGTGTGTCCCGTTTTGGCGGGCCATTTCTGGCGGGAAGCCAATTCACGGCGGTAGACGCCTTCTTCGCGCCTGTGGCATTCCGCGTGCAAACCTATGGGTTACCGCTATCAGCGATTGCACAGGCCTACAGCGAAACCCTTGTGCAATTAGCGGCCATGCAACAGTGGTATCAGGCTGCCTTGTTAGAACCCTGGCGTGAATCGGCCCATGAACAGGAGGCGTTGGACGCTGGCAGGTTGCTGGCCGACTATCGCAGCGCCTAGCCGTCATCATTCGGTCACCAACACCTGCCATGCTTGGGCTGGAATGAATCTGTAGCGAGGTCGTGATCATGGCACTGAGTTTTTGGCAGGTATTGTTGGTGGTTGTCTTGTTTTTGCTGCTGTTTGGACGCGGCAAGATTCCGCAATTAATGGGCGACCTGGCGGAGGGGATTCGCAGTTTCCGCAAGGGTGTGAGCGATGTGTCTGACACACCGAACACGGCAAATGCGGAGCAAAAAACCGAGCGGGTTGACGAGCAGAAACAGGCATAAACCTGTTTTGATCCGGCGTTGAAAAGACACGCCTTAAAAAGTCTGTTCACAAAAGAGGTCGCTATTTTTTAGCGGCCTCTTTTATTGTCGAAAATTGCTCCCGGCCATTTTTTGTGGCTGCCATCCATGGCAGCCACCCCTGCGGGGCCGCCGCTTCCGGCGTCAAAAATTGCTCCCAGCCATTTTTTAAATCGGCAACGTCCTTGTCACAGGTCGGATTAACCTCTGGCGCGGTAGCGCAGTACACCGAGCCCCAGCAATCCACTGGCCAACAGCAGCAAACCGGCGGGTTCAGGCACCTGGCTGACAGCGAGGTTGTAGTGATAGCCATCGTAACCGCCGAAGTCGCGGCCGCCGACGATCAGGGTATAGAAACCGGTTTGTCCAATGGCAAAATCACTCAGCGATTGGCCATAACTCCACAGGCTGGCGCCGGCGAGGTAGACCGCACTGCCAATATCGCCGCTGTTATCAAACAGGCCAAACAGCAAATCGCTGGCGCTCACCTCTCCGAAGTAAAGGCTGAACCCCAGCGACAATTCGTTACTGGTTAAATCCAGCGCGAGTGTTTCCCCCTCGGTAGCGTTAAAACCCCAGAGGTTTACCTGCTCGCCCCAACTGTTTAAACCGAAGGGCGCATCGCTCCAGCCGAAGTTGATATCCACCGCGCCGGTGTAATTGCCTGAGCCCTGGATTTCACCGTAGTAATGGACGGGAAGGGCCTTGGCACCGGCGGCGAGCACCAGTAAAAAACATGCAGCTAATAACGGTTTCATAGTGAATTTCCTTGTGAATAAAAAAATTAAAGAATGCCTTCGTTCCAGGGGCCGGTGATGGCGAAGGTGACGCCGGGGCTCTGGATATTGACGAACAGCCAGCGGTCGTAGAAGCAGGCTCCGCAGGTTTCTGCCCCTATGTAATTGCCGGCGTTGATGCGACCGGCCGTGCCGGGGAAACGGCTGTGGATAATGGCCACATCGGCGGCGTTCAGGTTCATATTGTTGCGACCAAACTCAAACACGTCGCCGGCCTGGTTCAGGCCCATCAAACGCGAAATACCACCGCGGTCTTCGCACAGCAGCAGTCCGCCGCGCGGAGACACGGTCATATTGTCCGGTGCAACCGGGTGGCTGGTGTTGTTGCGGCTTTCAAAGGTCAGCGTCAGGGTTTCGCGGCGCGGGTCGTAGTGGAATACCTGGCCGCCACCGATGCCGCCGCCACTGGTGGAGACAAAATAAATCAGGCCGGTGTCGTACCAGGCACCTTCGAGGCGGGCAAAACGCGCGGCACCCTTGTTATAGCCCTGGGTGTAGTTGCGCGGATTGATCGATTCCGGCTGGTCGATGATGACCCACTCCACGTCCCAGGTGGTACCGTTGGGATAGCTGGCGAGCAGGTTGGCCTGCGGCAGGTTTGTTACCGCGAGCATTTCCAGCACACCGCCTTCGAGCAATTTGCCGTAGACATTGGGGCGATAGCGGTAGAAGCCCGAGGAGGTGCCGGCGTCTTCGGTGATATACACATAACCGGTCACCGGGTCTGTCGCCGTGGCTTCGTGCGCGCGGCGTCCCATGGCCTTGATCGGCGTGGGGCTGGCTTTGCCGAAACCGGGCACTTCAAAAATCCAGCCGTGGGTAATGCCGCTGTAGGTATCGGTTGTTTCTTCGCAGGTCAGCCAACTGCCCCAGGGCGTAATACCGCCGGCGCAATTGGTGGAAGTGCCACTGATGCTCATGTAGGAAGCCAGCCACTGGCCATTGAACGCATCGAACAATAAATTGCTGCAACCGCCGCCGCCG from Cellvibrio japonicus Ueda107 includes:
- a CDS encoding GspE/PulE family protein, which gives rise to MMVQPILDRFLDLRGIVDDLVAAGHMSRVDANVLLGASRTREQAIMHPLSYIATQAIEDQQRPGKTLDAETLTAWLAEMARMPQFHIDPMKIDVAKCTEVVSYAFAKRHGILCVQVNQDHVVIACLQPFMGGWEPQVEHVARRQIKKVVANPADIERYMVEFYTLARSISGASGAAAASAITNFEQLVELGKASDPDANDQHIVKIVDWLLQYAYDQRASDIHIEPRREFGRIRFRIDGVLHYVYELPANVATAVTSRLKVLARLDIAEKRKPQDGRIKTRRNDGSEVELRMSTLPTAFGEKLVMRIFDPEVLLRSFADLGLVGDDYQRWHGMLTRPNGILLVTGPTGSGKTTTLYSSLRQLATSEVNVSTIEDPIEMVEESFNQTQVHHKIGLDFAAGIRSLMRQDPDIIMVGEIRDLETAQMAVQAALTGHLVLSTVHTNDAPSTIARLLDLGVPSYLINATLLGVMAQRLVRTLCPHCKEEGTIHAQDWQELVSPWKVNVPAKVYHPVGCLECRNTGYLGRQGIYEILVLSDNLKERVTPSCNLQDMRRQAMKEGMRTLRLSGAQKIAAGLTTMEEVMRVAPPPEKAN
- a CDS encoding glutathione S-transferase family protein — encoded protein: MYRLHIANKNYSSWSLRPWVLMRALDIPFDEILHPFPEQGAWDQYRQFAPNGKVPCLQDGDLTIWDSLAIVEYLAEQHAGVWPGDTAARAWARSAVAEMHSGFQALRSTCGMNCGLRIELPGLSLAVQKDLARIDELWSQGVSRFGGPFLAGSQFTAVDAFFAPVAFRVQTYGLPLSAIAQAYSETLVQLAAMQQWYQAALLEPWRESAHEQEALDAGRLLADYRSA
- the tatA gene encoding twin-arginine translocase TatA/TatE family subunit, yielding MALSFWQVLLVVVLFLLLFGRGKIPQLMGDLAEGIRSFRKGVSDVSDTPNTANAEQKTERVDEQKQA
- a CDS encoding PEP-CTERM sorting domain-containing protein; amino-acid sequence: MKPLLAACFLLVLAAGAKALPVHYYGEIQGSGNYTGAVDINFGWSDAPFGLNSWGEQVNLWGFNATEGETLALDLTSNELSLGFSLYFGEVSASDLLFGLFDNSGDIGSAVYLAGASLWSYGQSLSDFAIGQTGFYTLIVGGRDFGGYDGYHYNLAVSQVPEPAGLLLLASGLLGLGVLRYRARG
- a CDS encoding alkaline phosphatase PhoX, whose protein sequence is MNNSPEVPVPDTLFPVEPVVNRREFMKGGAAGAAAISLAAMANSANAAFTSDYGPVMPVADESTGLPLLQLPAGFKYWSYGWTGMIMKDGVATPGVHDGMGVVAAQGNTIALVRNHEVRGAGTAVKSPAIYDTRGGGGCSNLLFDAFNGQWLASYMSISGTSTNCAGGITPWGSWLTCEETTDTYSGITHGWIFEVPGFGKASPTPIKAMGRRAHEATATDPVTGYVYITEDAGTSSGFYRYRPNVYGKLLEGGVLEMLAVTNLPQANLLASYPNGTTWDVEWVIIDQPESINPRNYTQGYNKGAARFARLEGAWYDTGLIYFVSTSGGGIGGGQVFHYDPRRETLTLTFESRNNTSHPVAPDNMTVSPRGGLLLCEDRGGISRLMGLNQAGDVFEFGRNNMNLNAADVAIIHSRFPGTAGRINAGNYIGAETCGACFYDRWLFVNIQSPGVTFAITGPWNEGIL